A single region of the Candidatus Parcubacteria bacterium genome encodes:
- a CDS encoding response regulator, with translation MSKKKILLIDDDKFLIDMYSLKFSQADFEVSAALGAEDALKKLREGFQPDAILLDVVMPGMSGIELLRTIREEKLDRGATVVVLSNQGQQNDIDEAKAVGIDGYIVKASTIPSEVLEQVREIMEHKNR, from the coding sequence ATGAGCAAGAAAAAAATCCTCCTCATCGACGACGATAAGTTCCTCATCGACATGTATTCGCTGAAGTTCTCCCAGGCAGACTTCGAGGTGAGTGCCGCGCTCGGCGCGGAAGATGCGTTAAAGAAGCTCCGCGAAGGTTTTCAGCCTGATGCCATCCTCCTCGACGTGGTCATGCCGGGCATGAGTGGAATCGAGCTGCTGCGTACGATCCGCGAAGAGAAGCTCGATCGTGGAGCTACCGTGGTGGTCCTTTCGAATCAGGGCCAGCAGAATGATATAGACGAGGCTAAGGCGGTGGGTATCGACGGCTACATCGTGAAGGCGAGCACTATTCCCTCGGAAGTGCTCGAGCAGGTGCGGGAGATCATGGAGCATAAGAACCGATGA
- a CDS encoding PilT/PilU family type 4a pilus ATPase: MNYEQSLFALIDTVIGEGGSDLHLSEGRRPTIRVAGALTPLLTKEPLTKEDTRGFVEVLLGAEAAKRFFETKEVDFSYSYKDKARFRGNAYFQQGAVGIALRLIPRSVRTLAELSLPPILETFARRPQGFFLVVGPVGQGKTTTLAALIDLINTERAEHIITIEDPIEYLFEQKKSIIDQREVRIDTADFPTALRAMFREDVNVAMIGEMRGQDTIATAVTAAETGHLIFSTLHTNNAAQTIDRIIDTFPGNQQDQIRVQLAASLSGIFSQRLIPRVSGGLIPAYELLVNNAAVGNLIRERRTHEINTVIETGSDQGMIDLNRSLADLVRRGEITQESAYRYSLNPKSLERLI, from the coding sequence ATGAATTACGAACAGTCCCTCTTTGCGCTCATAGATACGGTCATCGGAGAAGGAGGTTCCGACCTCCATCTCTCTGAGGGCAGGCGTCCTACTATCCGTGTCGCGGGGGCGCTCACGCCGCTTCTTACCAAAGAGCCGCTTACCAAGGAGGATACTAGGGGATTTGTAGAAGTGCTGCTTGGCGCGGAAGCTGCCAAACGCTTCTTCGAGACCAAAGAGGTGGATTTCTCTTATTCATACAAGGACAAGGCGCGTTTCCGCGGCAACGCCTATTTCCAGCAGGGGGCAGTCGGCATCGCTCTCCGTCTCATCCCTCGTTCTGTCCGCACGCTCGCAGAACTCTCGCTTCCGCCCATCCTCGAGACCTTCGCCCGTCGTCCCCAAGGCTTCTTCCTGGTGGTGGGCCCGGTAGGGCAGGGCAAGACCACTACGCTCGCCGCACTCATCGACCTCATCAACACGGAGCGTGCGGAACACATCATCACCATCGAGGATCCGATCGAATACCTCTTCGAGCAGAAGAAATCCATCATTGATCAGCGAGAGGTGCGCATCGATACTGCAGATTTCCCCACGGCGCTCCGAGCAATGTTTCGCGAGGATGTGAATGTGGCCATGATCGGAGAGATGCGCGGGCAGGATACTATCGCTACGGCGGTCACTGCTGCGGAGACCGGCCACCTCATCTTCTCTACTCTTCATACCAACAATGCGGCACAGACCATCGACCGCATCATTGATACCTTCCCCGGGAATCAGCAGGATCAGATCCGGGTGCAGCTTGCGGCATCCCTCTCCGGCATCTTCTCCCAGCGTCTCATCCCGAGGGTCTCTGGAGGCCTCATCCCGGCTTACGAGCTTTTGGTGAATAATGCGGCGGTCGGGAACCTTATCCGCGAGCGCCGCACACATGAGATCAACACCGTCATCGAGACAGGGAGCGACCAGGGGATGATCGATCTCAATCGCTCCTTGGCCGACTTGGTGCGTCGGGGCGAGATCACTCAGGAGAGCGCCTACCGCTACTCGCTCAATCCTAAGAGCTTGGAGCGTCTCATTTAA
- the pilM gene encoding type IV pilus assembly protein PilM, whose product MAGILQKLEKFFPAGVFSSATGSVIGIDIGSSAIKVVQLKKKGGKVVLETYGSLSLGPYAGTEAGRGTNLPADKLAVAVEDLLREANVTTRDGAIAMPLSSSLISLVSMPALDESKMAEMVPLEARRYIPVPMTEVTLDWWVIPQEESVLLNTSEDKGGHVDVLLVAILNEALQKYQNVTHALKLEKAFLEIELFSSVRAALDQGIQPVMLIDFGASSAKIYLVEHGIVRDSHSINKGSQDITLSISRGMNVTPVRAEELKRGSGIPATPEEVLRVKEASALVLDAIFAEARRIMLLFEKRSNKTVSKIVVSGGGSALTGFGDMLKVRFPDTEILWADPFAKTVAPAFLEKTLKELGPEFTVAVGLALRKLNQFA is encoded by the coding sequence ATGGCCGGTATCCTTCAAAAGCTAGAGAAGTTCTTCCCCGCTGGGGTTTTTTCTAGTGCCACGGGCAGCGTCATCGGCATCGATATCGGCTCTTCCGCTATCAAAGTAGTGCAGCTCAAGAAGAAGGGCGGCAAGGTGGTGCTCGAGACCTACGGCTCCCTCTCCCTCGGTCCGTATGCCGGTACGGAAGCCGGTCGCGGTACTAATCTCCCAGCAGACAAGCTCGCTGTAGCCGTGGAAGATCTCCTGCGCGAAGCTAACGTGACTACGCGGGATGGCGCTATCGCTATGCCGCTCTCCTCGAGCCTCATCTCTCTCGTCTCCATGCCTGCGCTCGATGAGAGCAAGATGGCGGAGATGGTCCCGCTTGAGGCGCGCCGTTACATTCCGGTACCGATGACCGAAGTGACGCTCGACTGGTGGGTCATCCCTCAGGAAGAGTCCGTGCTTTTGAATACCTCGGAAGACAAGGGTGGGCACGTGGATGTGCTCCTTGTGGCCATCCTCAACGAAGCGCTACAGAAATATCAGAATGTCACCCATGCGCTGAAGCTGGAGAAAGCCTTCCTAGAAATCGAGCTTTTCAGCTCCGTGCGCGCTGCGCTCGACCAGGGGATACAGCCGGTTATGTTGATCGACTTTGGTGCTTCGAGCGCCAAGATCTATCTGGTAGAGCACGGCATCGTGCGTGATTCTCATAGCATCAACAAGGGCTCTCAGGACATCACCCTCTCCATCTCTCGGGGTATGAACGTTACTCCGGTGCGCGCAGAAGAGCTCAAGCGGGGAAGCGGCATCCCGGCGACTCCCGAAGAAGTCCTGCGAGTGAAGGAGGCTTCGGCGCTCGTGCTCGATGCAATATTCGCGGAGGCCCGCCGCATCATGCTCCTCTTCGAGAAGCGCTCTAATAAGACGGTAAGTAAGATCGTGGTTTCTGGCGGCGGCTCCGCACTTACGGGCTTCGGGGACATGCTCAAGGTGCGTTTTCCAGATACGGAAATTCTTTGGGCCGATCCTTTTGCAAAGACTGTGGCGCCAGCATTCCTCGAGAAGACTCTGAAGGAACTCGGTCCTGAATTTACGGTTGCGGTGGGTCTTGCACTCCGAAAACTCAATCAATTCGCATAA
- the pilO gene encoding type 4a pilus biogenesis protein PilO translates to MTRFLFPSILLAITALLFWAYIDPQYQIVKGLRAESQSYEEALASFREIQSVRDELTSRYNTFSTDDVTRLERLLPDTVDNVRLVLDINNIAGRYGLVIKDVRLSSLAKDPNKLGPENQEYGTLVLQFSVTAGYSNFVAFMKDLEDSLRVVDVSGISFKTAESQLADYDVAVQTYWLK, encoded by the coding sequence ATGACCCGCTTCTTATTCCCCAGCATCTTGCTCGCCATCACCGCCCTTCTCTTCTGGGCGTATATCGATCCACAGTACCAGATCGTGAAGGGGCTTCGTGCGGAATCCCAGAGCTATGAAGAGGCGCTCGCGAGCTTCCGGGAAATACAGAGCGTGCGCGATGAGCTCACCAGCCGCTACAACACCTTTAGTACCGATGACGTGACGCGTCTCGAGCGCCTCCTCCCGGATACGGTGGATAACGTACGCCTGGTGCTCGATATCAATAACATCGCCGGTCGTTACGGCTTGGTCATCAAGGACGTGCGTCTCTCAAGTCTCGCTAAGGATCCCAACAAGCTTGGTCCCGAGAATCAGGAATACGGCACGCTGGTGCTGCAGTTCTCGGTGACTGCGGGCTACTCCAATTTTGTCGCCTTCATGAAGGACCTGGAGGATAGTCTGCGGGTGGTGGATGTCTCAGGTATCTCCTTTAAGACTGCGGAGAGCCAGCTTGCGGACTATGACGTAGCTGTCCAGACCTATTGGCTCAAATAA
- the tadA gene encoding Flp pilus assembly complex ATPase component TadA, whose translation MNPLNFLVEKKLVREEDLPSIEAEIKASGGNVEKVLLARGVDRADILAARGAYLNIPSRTVDVNAVPYEILKYIPEESAAHYRFVPIGLEEGVLEVGIVDPDNIEARDALNFISSKINLPFKLFLISEEDYDKVIGSYKGLSGEVGQALSELDTELAKKKGDDDSDSDFGKAEELTPTKKDATGAKIIEDAPVTKIVATTLRYAIEGNASDIHIEPTADKLRVRFRVDGDLNTSLVLPISVHRSVIARIKILSNMKLDEKRKPQDGRFSARIEGREVDFRVSTFPTYYGEKLVMRILDKDKGIHALDQLGLREPDLAMIRKAIKKPYGMILISGPTGSGKSTTLYSMLSEVDRAQKNVLSLEDPVEFNIEGVSQSQIRPEIDYTFATGLRTTLRQDPDIIMVGEIRDKETAQLAVQAALTGHLVLSTIHTNNAIGVIPRLIDMGVDPFLIAPTLVLTIAQRLVRTLCPNGGKEMPIEGSIKAFIDETFDDLPAEAKKLKPTGNLYGAAQTPDCPNGTRGRMAVFEMFEMDKELEGVILKDPTDVSVEKAVRSKGMLTLQEDALIKCAQRLVPFEEVNTLV comes from the coding sequence ATGAATCCCCTCAACTTTCTCGTAGAAAAAAAACTGGTGAGAGAGGAAGACCTCCCGTCCATCGAAGCCGAGATCAAGGCCTCCGGTGGTAATGTAGAGAAGGTTCTCCTTGCTCGCGGTGTCGATCGTGCGGATATCCTCGCGGCGCGCGGTGCCTACCTGAACATCCCTTCTCGAACAGTGGATGTGAACGCGGTGCCCTACGAGATACTCAAGTACATCCCGGAGGAATCCGCGGCTCACTACCGCTTCGTGCCTATCGGGCTTGAGGAGGGCGTACTTGAGGTGGGTATCGTGGACCCGGATAACATAGAAGCTCGTGATGCGCTCAATTTCATATCTTCCAAGATAAACCTGCCATTCAAGCTCTTCCTCATCTCGGAAGAGGATTACGACAAGGTCATCGGCTCTTATAAGGGACTCTCCGGTGAGGTGGGGCAGGCGCTCTCCGAGCTCGATACGGAGCTTGCCAAGAAGAAGGGAGACGACGACAGCGACAGCGACTTCGGCAAAGCCGAAGAACTCACTCCTACCAAGAAGGACGCGACAGGAGCCAAGATTATCGAAGATGCCCCGGTCACCAAGATCGTGGCGACCACGCTCCGCTATGCCATCGAGGGCAATGCCTCCGATATCCACATCGAGCCGACCGCTGACAAGCTGCGGGTGCGCTTCCGCGTGGATGGCGACCTTAATACCAGCCTGGTACTGCCGATCTCCGTGCATCGCTCGGTGATCGCGCGTATCAAGATTCTCTCCAACATGAAGCTCGACGAGAAGCGTAAGCCCCAGGATGGCCGCTTCTCCGCGCGTATCGAGGGCCGTGAAGTGGACTTCCGTGTCTCCACCTTCCCGACCTATTACGGAGAGAAGCTGGTGATGCGTATCTTGGACAAGGACAAGGGTATCCATGCGCTCGACCAGCTCGGCTTGCGTGAGCCTGATCTCGCCATGATCCGCAAGGCCATCAAGAAGCCTTACGGCATGATCCTCATCTCTGGTCCCACCGGCAGCGGCAAATCCACCACTCTCTACTCCATGCTCTCGGAGGTGGATCGCGCGCAGAAGAACGTGCTCTCGCTCGAGGACCCGGTGGAGTTCAACATCGAGGGTGTGAGCCAGTCGCAGATACGCCCGGAGATCGATTACACCTTTGCCACCGGATTGCGCACTACGCTCCGCCAGGACCCGGACATCATCATGGTAGGTGAGATCCGCGACAAGGAGACCGCGCAGCTCGCGGTGCAGGCGGCGCTCACCGGTCACTTGGTGCTCTCTACCATACATACCAACAACGCCATTGGCGTCATCCCGCGCCTCATCGACATGGGCGTCGATCCTTTCCTTATCGCGCCGACCCTCGTGCTCACCATCGCACAGCGCCTGGTCCGTACGCTCTGTCCTAATGGCGGCAAGGAGATGCCCATTGAGGGTTCCATCAAGGCGTTTATCGACGAGACGTTCGATGACCTCCCGGCAGAGGCTAAGAAACTGAAGCCTACGGGTAATCTCTATGGGGCAGCGCAGACGCCGGACTGTCCCAATGGTACCCGCGGGCGCATGGCGGTGTTCGAGATGTTCGAGATGGACAAGGAGCTCGAGGGGGTGATCCTCAAGGATCCGACAGATGTCTCCGTAGAGAAGGCAGTGCGCTCCAAAGGCATGCTCACTCTTCAGGAGGACGCCCTCATCAAGTGTGCGCAGCGCCTAGTACCTTTCGAAGAAGTGAACACCCTGGTCTGA